Within the Setaria viridis chromosome 3, Setaria_viridis_v4.0, whole genome shotgun sequence genome, the region CATGCATCCGCGCTGCCCGGATGCCCCCTGTATTATCTGTGTCAAAACTTGAATGCAGTTCCGAGCCCCTGCCCTGCCTCAGCTTGAATGCAACGTGACACTGACACGCTTTGAACAGCACTTTACGAACGACTATGTTTACCGTCCATGACGTACGTGCTTTGGTTAGAGCTTTTTATGAACCATCGATGTTCATAGAAAGTTGCCCGTACCCTAAATAAAGACAGagagcaaaaggaaaaaatggaTGTGCACGGAGCAGAGCAAGCGTTTCGATtctgtacccgtatacaagggTAAACAGATCAAAATGCTTCCAACACATGGCCCCAAAGCTGCCTGCGTTTCCCTCTGGCGAGCTGGCCGGCTCCATTAATCTAGACGCGCCAGCGCCAGTCCATTTTGGCAGAGCTCCCCTGCTTGGTTTGTCGGAGGGGCAAGCCGGTACAAATCAGTGGGGAAAAGGCTGTAAAGTAAAGGCAATTTTTGTGTGTAAGAGTAATTAGTAATGCTTAATTGTTCCAAATAGCGCGTGTCGACGTGAATGCGTGGGTTCTGTCTTGGGAGTTACTACTGTCCTTTTCTTTTAGTAGTTTCTTTAAggaatccttttcttttcttgtagtTTTGAGCATAAGATTTTTGTGTGTTCATAGGATcattgttactccctccgtcccaaaatattaCTTGTTTTGACTGCACCTATATGTATACTGTGGCCTAGTTTGGttcggttgcttatttttaagcacccgtcacatcgaatgtttagatactaattaggagtattaaacgtagactatttacaaaatccattacataagcggaggctaaatggcgagacgaatctattaagcctaattagtccatgatttgacaatgtgttgctacaataaatatttgctaatgatggattaattaggtttaataggttcgtctcgccgtttagcctccacttatgtaataggttttgtaaatagcctacgtttaatactcccaAATAGTATCTatatatttgatgtgacacttgctaaaaataagcaaagggaaccaaacgccccctgtgtctagatacatatcaaaagttgtttttagaaaaatcaaaacgaatagtaatttgggacggagggaatagtTCACCAAACGATGCCTTAGATGACATATAACGAACTAAGTAAATTTTGGGTGTTTTCCGGTTTGTGTTGAGCACATTGTTGCTCAGGAATGTAATAACgtttctgagtaataacaaataAGGGCTCTCAACTCTTcgcgagagagagggagagagagtaaATTTTGGGTGGCTGTGGATCAACTCTTGCATTTGTCCAGCTAGTTCCGTGAGCTTCAAAACCGTGTAGTTCAGTTCGTGATTGCTGGAACGGAACACGGTTAAATGTTCCATTTGACCCTTAATTCATTCTATACTATGATGTTTACAACAACAAACTAGCTCTTTTCACGAAAAGATTATCAAGTATACTTCCCAACGAGTTAAGCTTCATTTTCAAATTCATTCTGAGTTGACTTCTATCATCAATCTATCCTGCGCATATCTCTGCAAATGCTATTGCGCCATCTTATTTTAGCTTGATGGGCCTTATATTGTGGGGTCACGTGGAGCCCATTGAAAAAGCATGTCTTATGGTTTGAATATGACCAAAACCTCCACCGCTCCCACGCCATCCTCCTATTATTCTTGGTACGATGTCATGgggtgaaaaaaaaatgctagcTTGGAGCAAAAACCACTGCTGCGTCACCTCTGACCAGCTAAGGATGAAAGTCGAGCCGGTTTTGATCTTTAGGTGCAGAGTTGTAAAAAAATCAGAGGGTTTATTCTGGTGTCTAGGGTAGAAAttagaccttgtttagttgcccaaagtttggaggtgcaaaattattgttatagcactgtagcacactgtaacgtttcgtttgtatttgtgaattattgtccaaatattgactaattaggctcaaaagattcgtctcgcaaagtacaacaaaactgtgcaattagtttttaatttcatctacatttagtactccatgcatgtacctcaagtttgatgtgatgggaaatctttctttttgcatagtgtcaaagttgagagttttgagggaactaaacatggccttaggCCTTAGACAAAAATTTGTTGAGGTGGCCATGAAATGGTTTGCTACAGTCTTTTCCCTTCGTACTTTTCCTTTTAAGAGGAACTCTCAGATAATTTTATAGTAATGTCAAATAACAAGGGGAGGCAAGATAGTAAATTAGTAGAAATAATGTATATCTTTTATGTTGCTCACCTCCCGAATTTCTTTTGAACTAGCTGTCATTGTTAGAGTTAGTTTATTTGGGATCATTTGATTTTTCAGCTACGTACTCGCTGCTCGGTCAATGAACGACTGCTAGCGAGCTCAAGCGAAGCTAAAGCACTACAAATCCACATTCAACGTCCAGAACATTTTAGACAAATACTAATTGAATTAATTAAACTAAAGAGGACCTCTAAAAACAATATCTCCTCGGAAGCAAGGCGCCTCCTCTGCTTTCACGTACGCTTTGATGCGATTGGACTTGAGGAACGAGAGAGACGGTCGTGGCAGGGTGGGACAAAGCTGCCGAGGGAAATGACAGGGACTGAGAAGGGAGCTGACCGTCCAAAGTCAACTAATCTTTTTTTAAGTCAATTAGCGGATGTATGTACGGACGTGGCTTTCCTCGATTAGCAACAGTGACATTATTGTCGCCTAACGGAGTCCGTTGCTTTCATCAGAGAATCCACGACTCCACGTGTACAATGACTGCTAAATCACGAAAGCAACCAACAAAACCATACCGTTTAAGCTTAAGATCGATCTGCCACAGATTAGCTCCAGCAGTGATCAGCAAAGCAGCGGTCGGGTTGTACCATGTGTGAAGACGAGTGGCTCCCTTCCCAGCGTGCAGCTACTGACACGCGCACTGTGCATGCGTGGACTCTCTCGAGCTAGCCAGCCGGCCAACTGTTTGCATTTTTGCCGGAATTTATCAGTGGTTCACATGCACTTCCAAATAAGCGGCTGCCCTGCCCAAAGTCCGCGGTGACAAAGGTCAAAGCTCACCTCTCGCGTCGCGTCCTCACACACCCGCCCTGTACACACACGAACGTAAAGTTGGCCTTGCCCTTGCGCATCCCAAAGGCAGCCGGTAAATACTTAGGCCTCCACCAATAGTAATAGTTCTAAGCATCCTTCGAATGAAATTTAAAAATACGTGTACGAGATTATCTTTTCATTAACAAATAGCTCTTCTCTATATATTATTATTAACATATGAGAAAATACTCTATAAGCCAGCTAAACCCTCAAGCAGGCCTTACCACACCGGGGGCCCTGCAATCCTCTGCGTCAGTCGTCAGCAGAGGTCGGTCGACGACGACCACGGCCACTGCACTGCACGGCCCCCGGCGGCCACGGGATCCGTCCACGGAGGCGACGTCAAGCTCGCATTTACACCGCCGCATGCAGCTCTGCTCTGCACAGCCGTCCCGTCCCCCACAGGGCCCACACCGAGCTTTCCTCCACCTGGCTACCGAGCTGCTCGCTACTGTGGTCGCTTACCACTAGTAGTGGTAGTGGTAGCTTCTACTGCTGCGCCGCATGCAGAGGCCGGCTTTGGCTAGCTCTCGATCGGTGGCATTGTGGCAAGGGGCCATTAGCCCAttccctgccgccgctgctgctgatgcAGTGCAGCCGCCTTGGATCCCCCTCGTTTCCTATCTTCTTCGTGCCATGGAACCCCcaaccgcccccccccccccccccccccccccccccccccccccccgatctCTCTCCAAGTCAAGGTCTCACACCTCTCGGCCCGTTCCTTCTCTAGCTAGCTTCCTCCACCTGCAGTCCTGCACTCGCCTCTCTTCCGGTTCCGGCTATAAGTAGAGGCTCACACGCCCAGCGAATggccgccttcctccgccgccgccacacgaCTACCTAGTTAGGCTTTCACACTCTCTGACCGTAGCTCGCTTGCCTTGTGATCCAGTCCAGTCCAGTCCCTTCTTCTCTCGTTCTGTCGCCTGCCCCGTGCGCCGTGCCGTGTGCAAATGGAGGTAAGTGAATTTTTAGCGAAGAATCTGATCAACTAGTAAAAGTAAATTTGGCGCCCCATGGTCTACTGATCCTAATCGACGAGCTAATTTGGTACGTGCATGCAGAAGGCGAGACGGCGGCGCGTGCCGGCGTTCGGGGAGTggaactactactactacagcGGCGAGCTGGCCAcgcccgccgtggccgcggcctcctcctccgagcAGTGgtacgccgcggcggcgccggagctggagGCCAGCAGCGACGTTTGGTTCAAGtactcaccgccgccgcggatgccgccgccgtccagcgcCAGCAGGAAGGCCCGGAGGCCGGAGAAgacggaaggcggcggcggcaagcgggGGCTTAATCGTCGTGCGGCGACGCCCGCGAGGGCGTCCGACGCcgtgccgccgtcgtcggtgccGCGCACGCCGGCCAGTAAGGGTGGTaaggccgccgccggggcgcgACGGGTGGTGCGGCCCGTCGACAAGGACCTGTACCAGGTTCCCCCGCCGGAGTTCGTCTCCAACGACGACGAGCCGAGAAGATGGGTACGTGCGCAAACGCTAAAGCACTGCACTCGTCTTACTATTAGTCTGTTCTTGTCAGTAGTGGTGTTCTTAGTACCACTGACACACGCATGGTTAAAACTTAAATGATTATCATGAACTGAAGATCTAATTCTCTGTTTCGTTCATTAATGCCTCATGCATGCAGCATCAGGAggacaagaagaagaggaagaaagcgTCGAGGAGCCTGTGTATGAGTTGCTTCGGCTTCAATTGCGTGCCGGCTGAATAGTTACTTTACCACCCGTATTTACTTGTTCAGGGTTCACTGTATCCAATTTAAGCTAGTTCAGATCGTGCAATTATAGGGTTCTTTTTTATACTTGTACTAGAGTACTGTACAATGTGGCACCGCCACTGCTCCACTGtaattttcttttgaccaagcgCCATCCTCGGTAATTCACTGTCCCAGACTACAGTCTCTCCTGTCAGGGAATGCAGGCAGTATACGGAATCCCGCTGGTAAACTCGAGCTGGACCTCGattagttcactccaaaatcctaactttggcactattcaaaaagaagattcccatcacatcaaacttgcggtacatgcatggagtactgaatgtagacaaaattaaaaactaattgcacagttttgttgtactttgcgagacgaatcttttgagcctaattagttaatatttggataataattcacaaatacaaacgaaacactatagtgttgctatagtaattttggcactccaaagtTAAGCAATTAAACAAGGCCCTGGTTTCTGTTCTGGCCGCTCTCTGCAGGTCTGAAACCGAGCGATCAAAAGTCCAGGGAGAGTAGTTTCACTTCCACTTACGCATGTTCCGTGATCCAAAGTCCAAACGTGCAGTCTAggcttgtttttcttttcaatttacGTGCTTGAACCAACTAGCATGATAAGCTGTTACAAGTTCGATGCGCAACCTGCTTCTTGTTCTTTCTGTTGTTTACACACATCAGAAATACTGGAGTAATTTCCCACCGACTCATGTACGCATGTTGGAATTCAGATCCCTGTGTTTGTTAAAATCTATGGGTTGCAAAAAACGACAGTGATGGTCTGGTTCTCTGCACCGCGAGACGAGACACCggtggggtgtgtgtgtgtggtacCCCTAGATTCTCTGCGTTGCAAAAGAAGTTCCCTTGACACGACTTTTTTTATCATCTGAAACGTGATTTTCAAAAACACCAT harbors:
- the LOC117850173 gene encoding uncharacterized protein, which translates into the protein MEKARRRRVPAFGEWNYYYYSGELATPAVAAASSSEQWYAAAAPELEASSDVWFKYSPPPRMPPPSSASRKARRPEKTEGGGGKRGLNRRAATPARASDAVPPSSVPRTPASKGGKAAAGARRVVRPVDKDLYQVPPPEFVSNDDEPRRWHQEDKKKRKKASRSLCMSCFGFNCVPAE